Part of the Zingiber officinale cultivar Zhangliang chromosome 8A, Zo_v1.1, whole genome shotgun sequence genome, CAATATCTGCGCATAAGTCAGTAGTACGAAGAGATTTTATCAATATATTGtccacatatacctccatgttacgacCGATCTACCTCCGGAGCACCTTGTTTATGAGTCGCTGGTAAGTGGCGCCCGTGTTCTTGAGTCCAAACAGCATGATATTGTAGTAGAACATTCCGTCGGCTATGataaagctgaccttctcctggtcttctcggaCAAGCGACATATGATGATAATCCTgataagcatcaagcatgcagatcAACTCGCAACTCGCAGTAGAGTCCATCATTTGGTATATCCGAGGTAGTgaatagaaatcctttgggcatgccttattcaagtcacggaagtcgatgcagacccgtcATTTAtttcccggcttggagactagcacaatGTTAGTGatccagctcgggaattgaacttctCTTATATGACCGACCTCTAGTAGTTTTTCTATTTCTGACCGGATGATCAAGTTGCATACCGTGCTGGAATCTCTTTTCATTTACTTTACCGACCGTGCGTCCGGTCGGATGTGAAGCTCATGCTAGGCGACGCTCGGTGAGATTCCAAGAAGCTTATGTGTCAACCAtacgaacacatcatgattttgtctgAGACAGGCGACCAACTATGCCTTCTTCTCCTCATCTAGGTCGGCGGCGATAAATGTAATTGCTTCCGTCCAGTTTGGGTGGATAtgaacctcttccttttcttcgtaTTCCAATATAGGAAGTTTTTCAGTGATTGCGTTTACCTCCAGGAGTGGATTCTTCCGAGCGTTCTTggcttccgacttgaccatttCGATGTAGCATCGTCGAGTGGCAAGCTGGTCGCCTTTGACTTCTCTCACCTGGTCATCTACCGGGAATTTAATCTTTTGGCAATATGTAGACACATTACCCGAaattcgttgagggtcggtcggcccaagATGACGTGTAGGCCAATGGTGCGTCCACCATGATAAAGTTTAAGGTCCTGATTCTCTTCAGCGGCTCTTCTCTGAGCGAGATTGCCAGCCTGGCCTGTCCGAGCGACAATATCACATTGCTTGTGAAACCATAGAGCGAGAGGGGTTGTCATAAGCAGCAACTCGTTTCGATCGATTTGTAATTGattgaacgccttcttgaagatgatgttcaccgaactccctgtgtcaacaaaagttcagtgaatagtataattggcaattaccactcggatgatcaatgcgtcgtcgtgagggatctccacttcCTCCAAATCTCTGGGACCAAAGCTGATATCGGACCCTTCGGTCCTCTCCCTGCTACACCCCACAGCGATTTTCAGCCGACGAACGTGCGCTTTCCTAGCTCTTTGGAGTCGCCGCTAGTCGACCCCTCGGCGATCATGCCTATTTCTCCTCGGGCGGCATTGCTTCTgttctcttcttcccgagctGAGGGTTTGTTCTGATTGGTGGGGAATCGAGAGGGACCTGCCTTACCCCTCTCCTGGTGTTGTGGATCGCGTCGCTCGGGTGCCCTTCTTTCGTCCTCTCGCCGCCCCATGGATCTGTGTCTATGGCGCCGATCGGGTGACGGAGATCAGCGGCGGTATCCTCTTGGTACCTGTCGACTAACGATCGGTACCAGATTGTAGTAGTTGCATGTGTTGTGTGTCGCCGAATGATCAAAAGAGCATAATATAGGCGCCCATACCTTGCCTTTTGCAGCCTTGTGATGACCGGAGGCTACATGCTGCATGGCATGTGTCCTGGCCTCCTGGTGTGGTCGCGCTCTCTCTACCCTTGTCCCTTTGGACGGTTGGAGGTTGCTCGACGGTCAATGCTCGGACACCACTGAGGGTTCGGTCGGcgtttcctttttccttgtcgcttgggcttcttccacatttatgtactcaGTAGCCTTATTGAgcaggtggtcgaagtccctgggcggcttcctgatgagtgaccggaagaactctccttcggcAAGCCCCtaagtgaaggcattcatcaacATCTCGGAAGAGACCGATGGAATGCCCACGGCTACTTAGTTAAAGTGCATGATGTACACTTtgagcgcttccttgggcccctGCTTTAGGGCAAAAAggctgacactcgtcttctgatagGGTCAGTTGCTGGCGAAATGGTGCAGGAATGTAGctcagaagtccttgaagctgtgtATTAATCAATCCGACAATCTTTTGAACCAGTGCTATGCCGATCCGGAAAGCGTagtgagaaagactcggcacttcaccccatctgtgtactgGTACTGCAACGTGGCTGCGTTATCAAACTTatctagatgatcatctggatcggtcgctcCGTTGTATTCCTCTATCGACAGTGGGGTATAGTGCTTGGGCAAAGGATCACTCAAGATTTCCTGAGAGAACTGCAGATTGATTTGTTcgagcgaagcgcgacatccagGCGCCTTGCCTTTTCGTGCATCCTGAATGGGAGcgtcatccgaagatgatccccaTTCCTGGTTTGCCTGAGTTATTTCTAAGGGAGTTTGGAACAAGGCATGATGGAAGGGAACGGGCACGGGCGACGCTTCCCCCTGCGTGCCAGTCGGCCTCCTATTTTGCCCCCATACGGAAGCTTGTTTCGCTTGGTCTTCTAACCCCGCTCGTCTTTCGGTTGCAGACGTCGCAGGTTGTGGTGCTTGTCGATCGACTAACGCCTATTGTTGCTACTGCTCAACCATCTTTGCCGCTCAAGCTTGCACGAGCATGTCTAGTTCCTCCTTGGTGAGTGTCACGGTAGTGAGTCGTTCAGCGTCCTCTATCTTCTCAACTCGGATGCAGGCAACGTTCCCACTTTGTGGATGGCCCGTTGACCACTCGTAGACTCCACTCCGCCCTACAAGACAGATgatgtcagtgccgagccaaggaagaggtccccgacgttggccttccgatgctcaagtcagtcactggcgAAGATGTAGAAGGTGAAGCAACAAGAATGAATATTGTAGCACAAACAGTATATATCGCGTACCTCCACCGATGCTTggatccccctttatatagaactcCTGTAGCGCGCGTGCACACTTCTCTAGGTAAGTATGCTTCTCGAAGTTTTCCCTGAAAAAACTTGTCTGTAAAGTGACCCTtacacaataccttaacaagccgagaatatctctgatgtgacaatggaagcttccgtCATAAGATCTTCTTGCCGACCATGCCTGGTGTCAgcagcactaactcccaaaaggatgtcgagagataacACAATGGGTCcgttgctgggccgagcgggttAGCCGCTCAGCCGGAACTCTGCTGTGCCTATGCCTCGTCCGCTCGGCCAGATCTTCGTTAAGCCTGTGTCGCGTCCGCTCGGCGGGAACTCCGCTGAACTTGTGCCGAGTCTTGTTGCCTTTCCGAGCGGGGCAGCTGATCTACCAAGATTCTGCATATCGTCTCTTCCTCCTCCTGGCGTCTAACACTCTATTGAGTGCTGGTCGTTTGACACCTCTCCAAGTCAAAGGCGGAGTCGGACCGGAGCCTTCGCCTCCCGATCGGGAGCCTGATCGTCCGACTAACCAATGCTATTATCCTCCGTTTAGCCCCATGATATCTGAATGTTGAATGCCTTGACTCTGACCTCTATTGTGGCAATCGACCACTGCCGGGTGGACCCTTCCTTATTGTCACatcaatattattaattttatttaacttattataaatgaaatttaatcaaatattaaattgattttcttcattgatcaatttaattatcttattaaatattaaattaaattttaaggatGGTTAGTAGACGAACCGATATTGACCGATCCAATTTTAATCCTAAATTTATACCGCATGAGATCGTGATCTTGCAAATCATGATCTAGATAAtataaaatctgaaaatattAATATCTAATTTTTACAAATGTAAATATTGACATCTCAAAGCATTTATTAAATACAAGTGTTGAAATTAAAATCcttcaatttatttttttaaaaataaaataaagttgaTTATGattaactttaaaacttaatAGTTTTATTGtataaacatagaaaattaattgGAAACAAATTGATTAAACTTAGACTTAACTCCTTGAAAGTATCAAAGAGCTCCGACAAAAGGATGTCAATGGGACGGGGTGGAGACTGGTTTTCCAGTCTCATCCCCATCTCGTCTTTAGTTTTTTCAGATTTAGAGATTCCTCGAACTCAACCTACGGGGATCGAATACCCATTTCTTTTCTATCCCTGCCTAATcctcaaatttaatttatattattattattattattattttatcattattattaatggtaatattaatattaatatcaataataataataatattaatattttcaaaaaaattaatattaatattaacactattattaatatttttaaaatcttattattatttattaatattaataataataatattcgggacaGATTTGAGGATGGAGATAGTATATCCGTTCCAAATCCATCTTATCCTAAAAAAAATCGAGGATTCTCATATCCATTTCAGATTTTTACCACGAAACCTTAAATTCATTGGAAAAATTGTCACCCCTACTCTACAGCACACATCCATCTATCCATTCCCCGGATTTCTTGTCCATGGCAATGCACATGGCGACAACGAAAATGCTTCCTCTAAAAGCAATCTCACAGATTTAAAATCTATAAGTAGATTGATTTCACCACCCTTTTTTCTCGCATTAGGTATTCTCGTGGGGAAGAAAAAGGGAAACCgacaggatttttttttttctgtggcCGGTTCATCCACGATTTAAGAACATTGCTTACGATGAATTTCCCTATTTAAGAAATGAACTAGAAAGACACAGAAAGATGGGAAACATGTTATGCATCCTGAAACTTTGGGCCAATAAAAGGGTCCCCTACAGGGAGGCGAATTAAAGCTTAAACCAGCCTAGCTAGCCACCATGCCTCACCGCACTGAGCTGTATAATGAAGAGAGGTCGTCTTATACATGGGAGTTAATGCATGCTGAGCTTTGGAAGGGGGAAGGAATCATCCAGCTTGTGCATCGAAGCTCATGTGCATGCATGTGCCGTTACGTTAACGGAACATGCTTCGTCTCTTTATATAGGTTTCCATATATCATGAAATGTAGAGAGGGATATCATATGAGATGGGGGGAAGCGACCGGAGGTGGACGAGGGTGAGTCCGGTGATCTCAAAGAAGCCCAGGAGGGTTTCCGGCCGGTGCAGCGGTGCAGGGGGTGGGGTGGGGAGGAAGATAAGGGCGCTGCAGGAGCTGGTGCCGAACGGGGAGGCAATGGAGGTGGAGGGGCTGTTCCGGGAGGCAGCGAACTACATCGTGTGCCTGCAGGTGCAGGTGCAGGTGATGCAGATGATGCTCGGCGAGTTGTCGCCGGAGGAGgattcttgatatatagagaaagagaggagaggcacatttgatatatatatattgttgtttTTACTATTCTTTtgggttgtttttttttaaaagatttttttgggGGTGATCGGTTGTTTAATTTGTTGATATAGGATTCTTTGAATCGAGTGGAATGCGTCGTTTGGATTATACAGCAGGAATTTTACAGACTGTTGTTAagatttatgatatgaaagtttgatttggtgaggaagaagagagaaaatGAGCTGTGAAAAAGAAGATTTATTATTGTTACTATATACTTACCAAGGCTTCTACGTAGAATGAAGAACTATCCTCTTTAGCCTTACTACTCGGATAAAAGGACCCAGACGGAACACAATTTTAACAGTTTATAAGCTGCCAAAgcagcaagaaccaatattacaCTACAGGAAACAAAACCAAAAAGAACAGGGAGTCCACAAAGACTAATCTCTATAAATACAATGTACAAAAGAGATCCAATTGAATGAAGCTATGTAGGCAAAATGTGAAGGTAAACCCAAAGAAAAACTGGAAATGAACATTTACTTTGATGCTTATGCAATAGATCTGAAACTCTCTATAGGATCTGATTCTTCTAATAATGATGCCGCCTGGAAGCAGTCTGCTGCATCACTCAACCGGCCTTCCTCCTTGTGAATCAAACCCAAGTGATACCAAGCCGACCGATTTGTTGGTTCTAGCTTGAGGGCGGCAGAAAGAAAGCTTCTAGCGACAGGCAGAGACTTTGAGCCTTTTCTGGACAGTAGAGCGCCAATAGATACTTTACATGGCACATGGTCAAGTTCAACTGAGAGGGCCTTGCAGTAAGTACCCAATGCTGCTTGGTAGGTCTCTCCACAGGCTTCAAAAATACAACCTGATGAATTGTAGATAGCAAGGTGACAGATTTTTAGTAATGCAAAACATGGTCAAATCTGTGGTTCATGGACTCAATGCAGCAAGAATTTTCAGAAAATTCTAAAACGCTACAGCCACCTAGTTAAGTCAATCCTTCCAAATTTTGATGCAGAAGATAGACCACTGAAACTAACATGTCAATGTTTCTCCGTCCAAGGTAATAGGAAGTCAAGGGGCCTTTACTGGGCATGAGTTGCATAAGCAATTCATGGCCAAGTTAACAAGAATTTTATTTTAACAGGAGCATATAGTTATCTAGGTTTTACAATGAACCATAATATTTGGACTATAGAGTTATTAGCAAATTCCACATTGATTTTTTCTATTGCCCCATTCCTATAAGAGTCCTGACAAAGTTAGCAATAATAAGTATTTCAGTATCTCTCGTGCACAAGTTAGTAACAAAACCACCATTTAGGGCCGAGTAAGATTGTTAGCAAAGGATATTAAGTCTCTTAAAAGTAACAGATCTTCAGAGAACCTTTTTGATATTAAGAATATAAAAAGGATaatccggtgcacgaagctcccgccatgcggggtcccggggaaggatccattgtacatggccttaccctgctttttgcaagagactgtttccaggattcgaacccgtgaccttttggtcacatggcaacaactttaccattgcgccaaggctccccttctttgATATTAAGAATATAAAGAAAGTAAATATGGTCTTCAATACCTTCAGTATGTAGAATAGAAGCAGAAAAAGGTTTCATTTCTCTAGCTTTATCCAAGCATATCTCAGCATCTTTCCAGTGGGAGAGGCTTGAATATAGATTGGCAAGACCTTGCCAAACTTCAAACTCATTGACTTTGTCATCCTCAATCTGAAAGAAATCAGAATTTAAGGATACCACAAGTAAACAATGATTTGCATACGAAAAAACAACTACAGCTCTATTGTGAATTATGCACTATGGCTCTATATATATCCATCCAACTACTAGCCAACAAATGAGATTTAATGCAGCACTGAAGAGTAAAATGATTTCATTAAGCAGCACTACAAAGTTATTTGTACAATTTCTTATTTGTCTCATGCTCACCCTATGAATGATGTACAAATACTTGCACTGGCAGGCATATGTGTTTTTAGTAGATTTCTGTTTAGATAGTTCTTATTAATGATGCAATGTGAAAACATGAACACAGACAGAAAGAGTGTCAAATAAGAAAAGCATAATTGAATTGCCAACTTACGAACCTAACTTCATCAGAATCAATGACAATTTTAGATTAACATTCAATAGCAGCATTTGAATCTTTTGTTGTGAGGATAGACACTTTGTTGGGTGGCACATTTTCCTTTTCCACATTTTGCATCACAACAGCCTACTTCTTGGACTATTATTTAGTTATGTGAATCCTAGCAACTTTCAACAATATATTGTGACTAGAAACAAATGTGTCATGCACAATGCAATAACACATTCTAGATTTGTGTTATGGCCTAAGTTTATCTTGATGTGAACATACAGAAAGATCCCATGCTACATCTCTGGGTGCCTAATCTGCACACTACATAACAGTAAAGAAACTGATAGAAATAAAAATGAGAATCCATCAAATAGATATATCATATGCCAACAGGACAAGCTGATATcaactttatttcttgttttactttcaTTGTAAAAATGAACAATTTGTGATGTAAAAATGTAAAACATTATCCTATGAGGAAATTCATCTGCTTGACTCTCTAAATATTTTTCTGGGACTTCAAAAAGGTCCATTGCAACAAAAACTATATTGTAAAGTATCCTTGCATGCCAATGTTTTGATCTTCAACCAAAATGGTACAATTTCAGTGCCATGCTATGCTGGCATTTGGTGCACTTTAAAATGTGCTGATATCAACCTAAATTAGTTGCACTCCTATAATCCCTTTCAAATTAAGTTATTAACTTATAAATATAAGctaattgaaattagataatcaatcaaattaaaattttggatcaACAAgttacaaaatatacatcaagtatttcaattaataattatATCTTACTAATATCAAAATAAGCATCAAATCAAACAACTGGTTATTGTAATATCCTAAGAGTGCTGATTCTTGAAACATCTAGTGGAATCATTCAATAACACTCTCAGGGTATCTAAGAATTGATTTCTCTGTATGTATATAAATATAGCTTCAAACCACTAAAAGGCCTTGGACAAATAGAATTGAAATTAGAATAAACTTAGGTACAAAATATCAATGCATCTCGATTTCTTTGACTCCAGCATTCCTTCTCTTTGTTGTTGTCAGTGCTCCAATTGGTACTTACCTCTTTCACTCCCCTCTCCTTTTATAGTATTTGATCTACTTCCCATCACTGCTAAATTAAATGGTCATGGATAGACCAAACCATCCAAGATAGTCCATGGCTCTATCAATACCACCAAAACTGTGTCAGCATAGGCATTCCTCTAAAATTTGCCCATGCCAATAGTTTAAGCCAAGTCAACTGGTAATGATCAGCACTTGAAATTATGATAAGAACATTCTTCCACCTCTTTCCTAAACTTATACACCTCTTATTCCGACCATGGTTTCCACTTTCCAGGTTCTTAGTTACTTTAAGTTTTACGATCACAATTATTATTCTGGTCATCACATGCAAAACCACCATATTAAAGCAATACGTATAACAAGGGCAACcagtagaaaaaaaataattcatgatagaatgCAGGTAAAGGTCAAGAAAACCTCTGTATTATTCTTGAAAGATCCAGAAGACTTTCTTTGGGCCTGAACAAGCGCAAGAAGCAAGCGGTATGCTTCAACTGCATCCACAGGTAGAGACTGAGCCACTTTTAACTTTGCCTTGATTCTCAATAACGGTCCTTGTTCCCATTTACCAGTTTCATCCAGAGCTGCATCTGTTACAATTTCAGCCTCTGAGTAACGTTGCTGAGCAGATAAAACCAGAGCGAGCAATTTCCATCCTTTGGATACCGATCCACCAGTTGCATCAATATATTCTTTTGCACATCTGAGTCCTGAATTTGTATTTCTTTGCTCAGCATATTCAAGTCCTAGGTCGAAAAGTATATCTGGGTTATCGAGGTCAATAGAAATTGCCTCATCTAAGGATTTCAAGGCTTCACTTTGCAAGCTTGACCTTTCATGATCTGAAGAAGCAATCTTAGCTTGCTTTCCAAGACAAATCCCTAGAAAACGAAGACCTATACTTCTTAGATGCTCATCTGCAACTTGAGCGTTTGCTATAGCTCTCCGTGCATATTCTACTCCAGAAGAAGAAAGAGAATTATGCTCACTACAGATCTTAGCAGCCAATAGCAATGCCATGATATCATTAGGACTTTCATCTTTGTTTAATGACTTCCTTAATAAGTTCAATGCAGAAAGACTTTGACCTACAGTACTATAGCAAAGAGCCAAGCTGTACCACCTATCACACCGTGGATATATTCCAGGCATGACCTCTTCAAAGTGTCTAGCAAGTACAGAAGTTTGACCACATATAGAGAGTGCAAAAGAAAGATGCTCAATCACTGAAGGATCCCACTGGGCCTTGCCCAGAGACCATTTTCTTAACACTAGCATTAGGAGTAAAATAGCCTCTTCCATATTATTTTTTGGAACAAATGCACCATCAACTTGGGAAGCCAAACTAGGTGGGCTAGCCTCCACTCCACCATACAATAAAAGTACAGCAAATCTTTTCTGAATCCTTGCACAGCAGTCATCATCAAGATTCCATTGACTTAGGAGTGCACGACGGTATGAAGCAAAGGCTTCCTGATAGCACCCAGCTTGCTTATAGAGCTCCGGAAGTAGCTCCACTGCTCTACTAACTGTGTCCTGTAATTTCTGCTCAACTGAAAAATCTGGTATGCCAGGTTGGAACATCTTTTCTACAGCATCAAGGACGCTGCTGCATTCTCGAGCAGCTTCTGCAAGATGAAACACAACTTACTGATTTACTAAAGCTTCAAGGTTAGAAAGCATCAGCACTTAGATAACAGATTTAACATAAAGAAAGTACAAGGAATTCCCATAAACATTCAGAGAGACTTACACAATCTGTACAGATTATAAATGATGAAAAGAAACTCATACCAGCAGCTTTGCCTAGTTTCCGCAAAGACATGGACTTCAGATAGATGGCTTCAAGAACAAGGGTAGCAGCATGTTGTGATGGCAAGTGTACAGATTCACTACGTGATCGATTCCTCTTTGCAGGAGCCTTATCACCATTAGAACTTTGTAATCGCTGAATAGCAGCTTGAAGGTCTATTCCATCAAATACCCGAACAGCAGCTTCAATATTACCTCTTTGATATTCAAGTCTTCCCAGAAGTGCTCTTGCTTCCTTTATCATTCAatgtaaaaaaacaaaattaatgaACCAAGTCCAATTGCAGATATTAATCTCAAAGTGTAATTTAATTATTATCCAGACATCAAAGTCCAAAAGCCAAAAATCCACCATCGAGCATTTAGGTTGTCAAgtcatccttttttttttctaaacacgAAATTAACTGCCTGGCCAATAATTTCTATGCAAGAATTGAAAACCAATCACTTCTTAGAGTTCAACAAAActaagtgtgtgtgtgtgtatatatattaaCTGCCTAGCCAATAATTTCTATGCAAGAATTGAAAACCAATCACTTCTTAGAGTTCAACAAAActaagtgtgtgtgtgtgtatattaCGGTATGGACAAAACTTACAACGCGAATTCTGAAACCTAACAAGAGACAATGTCACATTATCGTTAGTTTACATAAAAAGGGCAAATCCACCGCTAAATCAATCTGGGAAACAACACGAGGTCTATATATAAGAAAAAGTACCACATAGAACAGGAACAACTAACCGATTAGGAATCCGGACGAGAAAACGAGAGATATCGAACCTCATAATTGAGCGAGAGCCCTTCCTGGAGGGACGACTCAGCCTCCCGAATGTTCCCGTCGTCGGGCTTGGCCTCCACCACTTCAGCGGTCTCCTCGGAAAGTTTGTCGACAGGGATATCCTCCTTCGTAGGCACCACATCCTCCTCCCCGCCTCCCCCATCACCTTCGAGATCACCGATCCCCATGTCCACGTTCATAGATGGCAGATTCCGTCACGCATAAGACCACGGCCAGCCCGGACGGTCGCCGCTGGCGAAGA contains:
- the LOC122007833 gene encoding protein NPG1-like; its protein translation is MNVDMGIGDLEGDGGGGEEDVVPTKEDIPVDKLSEETAEVVEAKPDDGNIREAESSLQEGLSLNYEEARALLGRLEYQRGNIEAAVRVFDGIDLQAAIQRLQSSNGDKAPAKRNRSRSESVHLPSQHAATLVLEAIYLKSMSLRKLGKAAEAARECSSVLDAVEKMFQPGIPDFSVEQKLQDTVSRAVELLPELYKQAGCYQEAFASYRRALLSQWNLDDDCCARIQKRFAVLLLYGGVEASPPSLASQVDGAFVPKNNMEEAILLLMLVLRKWSLGKAQWDPSVIEHLSFALSICGQTSVLARHFEEVMPGIYPRCDRWYSLALCYSTVGQSLSALNLLRKSLNKDESPNDIMALLLAAKICSEHNSLSSSGVEYARRAIANAQVADEHLRSIGLRFLGICLGKQAKIASSDHERSSLQSEALKSLDEAISIDLDNPDILFDLGLEYAEQRNTNSGLRCAKEYIDATGGSVSKGWKLLALVLSAQQRYSEAEIVTDAALDETGKWEQGPLLRIKAKLKVAQSLPVDAVEAYRLLLALVQAQRKSSGSFKNNTEIEDDKVNEFEVWQGLANLYSSLSHWKDAEICLDKAREMKPFSASILHTEGCIFEACGETYQAALGTYCKALSVELDHVPCKVSIGALLSRKGSKSLPVARSFLSAALKLEPTNRSAWYHLGLIHKEEGRLSDAADCFQAASLLEESDPIESFRSIA